Part of the Kangiella geojedonensis genome is shown below.
CCACGCTTAGCAACGGTCGGGATGAACTCTTCTTTTGCCCAAGTAGCGTCAACTTTATCAGCTGCATTAGCACCGTTGATTTCTGTGAAAGAAATATCCGGTACTTGAGTGACCGAGTGGTTACCCCAGATGGTCATTTTCTTAACGTCAGCAATGTCAGAACCTGATTTTTCAGCCAGCTGATAAATCGCGCGGTTGTGGTCAAGACGTGTCAAGGCTGTGATGTTACGCTGATTAATGCTTGGCGCGTTTGCAGCCAAAATATAAGCGTTAGTGTTTGCTGGGTTACCAACAACACAAATGCGAATGTCTTTATCTGCAACGTCATCGATGACTTTACCCAGCGAGCTGAAGATTTTACCGTTATCAGCGATAAGGTCCTTACGCTCCATGCCTGGTCCGCGTGGCTTAGCACCAACCATCAAACCAATTTTAGCGTCTTTAAATGCAACTGCTGGATCGTCAGTTACAACCACGTCCTTCACTAGTGGGAATGCGCAGTCGTTTAGCTCCATAGCTACCGCTTCGCAGACTTTTAATGCTGGCGTGATTTCTAGTAGGTTTAAAATAACTGGCTGGTCTTTACCTAGCATTTCACCGCTGGCAATGCGGAAAAGTAAAGAGTAACAAATTTGACCGGCTGCTCCGGTTACCGTAACGCGAACAGGCTCTTTCATTCCTGAATCCTCATCGTTAATGGATGTGTCTAAAATTTAGGTCGCCAACTTTAACACAAAGTCGCTATAAATCCCACATGCCAGAATGGATAAACAGTAGGGTTTCAGGGGGCTTTGGGCTGGTTGCTTTAGGATATTTGGCGCTAAACGTCAGCGAAATCTTGACGCGAACCAAGCCAGCGTTGGCTTATTTTTTGCGCAATGTCCGGAGAGTCCGTGGCGAGAAACTTGGCAACTTGTTGTAACTCCTCAACTAATTCAGCATCACGGACTAGATCCGCGAAGCGCAATCCCACGTCACCGGTTTGGCGAGTGCCGAGCAATTCGCCAGGACCACGTAACTTTAAGTCTTCATCGGCCAAGACGAAGCCATCGTTTGTGTCGCGCATCACTTGCAGCCGGTTTTGAGCGTTGACCGACAGCGGTGGCTTATAAAGTAAGACGCAATGGCTTTTCTTCGAGCCTCGTCCAACACGACCGCGGAGCTGGTGCAGTTGCGATAAACCAAGGCGCTCAGGGTTTTCAATCACCATCAAACTCGCATTCGGCACATCGACGCCAACCTCAATCACTGTTGTGGCGACTAAGATATCCAGCTCGCCTTGTTTAAACTTATCCATAACCAATTGTTTTTGCTCGCTTTTCAAGCGGCCATGGACAAGGCCAACGCTTAGATTCGGTAGCTGTTCGGCCAACTGATTGGCGGTAGTTTCTGCTGCCTGGCACTGCACTTCTTCAGACTCGTCAATCAGCGTGCAGACCCAATACACTTGGCGTTGTTCGTCCTGACAAGCGTTTCGTATGCGCTCAATCAGGTGGGGACGACGTTCTTCCGGAAGTGCCACTGTCATGACGGGTGTGCGTCCTGGTGGTAATTCGTCAATAATCGACAAGTCCATATCGGCATAAACGGTCATGGATAAGGTGCGCGGAATCGGCGTTGCCGTCATCATGAGCTGGTGAAGTTGTAAGCCATCAGGCGCTTTTTGCTTAAGAGCTAAGCGCTGATTAACACCAAATCGGTGCTGTTCATCAATAATGATAAAGCCGAGCTTTTGGTAGAACACTTCTTTCTGGAAAAGCGCATGAGTACCAATAATCAGTTGGGTTTGACCCGAGGCAATGTCATCTAACGCTAATTTCTTGTCCTTTGCAGGGAGCTTGCTGATGAGAAACGTGGTTTTAACGCCTAGCTTGGTCATCCAGTTATAGAACGACGCATAATGCTGTTCAGCGAGAATCTCTGTTGGCGCCATAATAGCCACTTGAAAACCCGCCTCGATAGCTTGTAACGCTGCCATAGCTGCGACCAGAGTTTTACCCGCGCCAACATCACCTTGTAACAGGCGAAGCATCGGCTTGTCTGATTTTAGGTCTGTGATTATTTCTGCTGAGACACGTTGTTGAGCTTTGGTCAGCTTGAAAGGGAGCTGATTTAACAATTGTTGTTGTAACGCGCCTTTTGAGTCCATTCTCATAGCTGTTTGCTGCTGGTGCTTGTTGCGCTGCAAAATCATGCTGAGTTGGTGAGCAATCAATTCTTCACAGATCAATCGCTTCGCAGAAGGGGAGCTGAACTGATGCAATGATTCGGGCTTGGCGTTTTTAGGTGGCGTATGGATCCAGCTTAAGGCGCTGTTGATGTCCGGTAAGCCAAACTGTTGCTGTATTTTCTCAGGCAACAAGTTATCAATGGGATGCTTTTCTAATAAGTCCACGGCTTGGCGCGTGAGTTGACGCAAATTGTTTTGATGCAGGCCGTCTGTGGTTGGATAAACGGGCGTTAAACTATCCAGCAAAGGCGCAGCATTGTTGGAATCTACGGGCGTGAGCTCTGGATGAACCATGCTGCATTGATAGCCGTACCGGCGGACCTCACCAAAAGCATAAAACTCTGCGCCTTTCTCCAAGCGCGACTGTTGGCTTTTATTAAAGTAGAAAAAACGGAACTCTATGCTCGCAGTATTATCGGCCGCACGGCAAACCAGCGACCGACGTTTACCGTATTTCACTTGTGTCATCTCGACTTGTACCTTGAGCATGGCTCGGTCGCCGTCTTGTAAGCTAGCGATCGACTTCACTTGGGTTCTATCTTCGTAGCGGTATGGCAGGTGAAGCAGAAGGTCAAGAACGTTATGAATGTGTAGTCGTTCTAACTTTTCAGCAAGCTTCGGGCCAACTCCCTTAAGACTGGTGCAGTCGAGGTTGGCAAGATTAATATCCGAAGCAAGTTTGGAGATGGCCATTAGTCGTTGATGCGTTCACCAGGGAGATCTATAGTTTCAAGAGCCTGCTTAATAAGATCGAGCGCTTTTTTGCGAGGAAAGCTCCTGCGGTAAGCGAGGGCGACTTGACGGCTTGGCTTCGGCGTATCGAATTCACGAGTGACCAATCCTAACTTTTCGTTGTGGAAGTCGGCTGCCGACTTTGGAATAACGCTGATCCCAAGCCCACTAGCGACCATTTGGCGGATGGTTTCAATCGAGCTGCCAGTGATCCAGTCTTTTTGCGGGTTTAAACTGTTGTCGCGACACTGAGGGCAAGCTTCGAGAACTTGATCGCGGAAGCAATGACCAGCGCCTAACATGATCATGACTTCGTCAGCGATATCCACGAGTTGCAGTGAATCGCGTTTGACCCAAGGATGGCGTTCTGGCAATAAAGCGATAAAATCCTCTTGGTATAACGGCACTACATCAACTTCCGGCTCCTCGAAAGGAAGTGCCACAATGATGGCATCCACATCGCCATTACGTAATTTTGTACGCAGGTTATGGGTATAATCTTCATCAATATGAAGTGGCATTTTGGGAGCCAGTTGACGCAACTGCGGTATCAATGATGGTAAAAGATAAGGGCCAATGGTGAAAATGGCGCCAATTTTCAAAGGACCATCAAGCTGATCGGAATTCTGCTTAGCGGTTTGTTTCAGCTGGCTGACCTGCTCTAAAATTCGTTGAGCCTGTTCAACTACAAGGTCCCCTTGTGGTGTGGTTCGAACATCGGATTTACTGCGTTCGAAAAGGGTAACGCCCAACTGCTCTTCCAGTTTTTTTACGCCAACACTTAATGTCGGTTGGCTGACGAAACATGCTTCTGCCGCGCGGCCGAAATGACGCTCGCGGGCAACTGCAACAATATACTTAAACTCTGTTAGTGTCATAATTGATAGCCTCTCTCTATTATGATCCAGTGCTGAGAGAGATAAGTCAATCCATAAGTCATGAAATTTTTTGCTCTTGGTTCGATCTTATCATTGTTTGCACCAAGCTTAGCTTTGGCATTAAACCGTTACTGTTTTTGTGCAATAAACATGGATAACGGGCGACCATCTTTTAGATGGTGCACTTGATCGAGTAAGACTGACCAATCACCAAAGCGTTCAGACAGCTCTTCATTTTTGAGTAAAAAGTCCGGTTTTTTTGGTTTGCCAAATTTTGCCGCACCTTCTAAGAAGGTATGGACAACGATTTTGCAACCTTTGGGTAAATATTCTTGGTAAATATCAAACAGAGGACGGTGTAAGAAGCGGCTTTGCATGATGAGCTGAGGCTGTTCTTCTTGAATCAACTCAATCAATTTCTCTGGGTGTTTGCGGCAATCCATTTGTACCGTAGAAACATTAACATTCCAGCGCTCAGCTGAGTGCGACACACGTTCTAAGGCTTGATCAAAGTAGTCAACGGCAAAAACATCGTATCCCATCAGGCCAAGTAAAATCACATCGCGTCCAGAACCACAACCAACATCTATTGCTGATATGGGCTGTGACGTTGGAGTAATCAACTGCGGGTATTCTTCTACAATTGGGTTGCCAAACCATAAACGATGATGGTTTGGCCCAGTCTCAACGGAAAGCTGCGATAAACTTTCGCTGGTGTAAACGTGCTCAACGATAAAGTGTCGCTCTTGGAACAACTGCAATGCTTGTTCTTTATGAGAAGCTTCAACACAAAGGCTCAGCTCAGTTCCTTTGGGAGGAACTTCGTGCCACAAATCATCAAGTTGCTCAAATGGAATGTGCACAGCTCCCGGTAAATGACCCTCAAGAAAATGTTCAAGAGGGCGCAAGTCGATAATGGCGTTAGTGGTTTCCATTAAGAGCGCTTAAACGGTTGAAGTTTACCGTAGCTTAAACTACGCCATAGCCACTCTAAGGGCCCATAGCGGAAACGGGATAGCCACCACGGTGACCAGATCAGCTGGGCGATAAATATAGCAACGACAATCAACATAAGCTGGTAGCGGTCGAGCTGGGCGAATAAGCCAAAGCCATGGCTATAGAATAGAATCGTACAAATAATACTTTGCGAAATGTAATTACTGAAAGCCATCCGACCAACGGCCTCAAGGCGCTTTCTGAAACTTTGGAACTTATCGGATTTAACCCACAAGCAGAACAATCCTATGTAGCCAAGGGCAACAAATACAGCAGCAAAGCTATTCAGCGACATGAATGACAACATGGTTGTGCTCATGCTGAAATTAGACTCAAGCAATAAGAAGCTGTCGTAAGCAAGAATACCGAAACCGACGATAAAACAAAGAATCATCATTTTGATATAGAAGCTTCGGCTGCGTTCTGCGGTGAGGATGCCAAGTTGATACAACCCCATACCTAATAGCATTGACCCGCCAATACGGAATAATCCAAAAAAGAGCGCCATCATCGGCAAGTTGGTGGTGAAAAAATCAATCCGATGCTCGAGTTGGGCAGAATAAGTGCTGGTATAAACGGCGGTCTCTTGGGCGATGAAGTCTTGCGACGGCGCGAACATATCGATCATGTCCTTCATGTCTTCCTCTGGAACGTCTCCACCAAACACAGCAAACATGGTCATTAGGGCAACCATTATGCTGATCAAAATCGCGCCAACAGTAATCTTGGTTGAGGCTTTGGTGTTACGAGCAAACCAGTAGACCCATAAGCCTGTTATAGCGTAAGTGACGAGAATGTCACCGTACCAAATAAAGGTGGCGTGCAATACACCGAAGCAAAGTAACCAGAACATTCGTTTATAGTGCAATCCAGTTGGAGGGGGATTATTTACTGTGGCACGTTCCGCCATCAACATAATGCCTGCACCAAATAAAATAGAGAAGAGTGTGTAGAACTTTTGGTCGGCGAAGATATGAGTAAAGAACCAAGTGATGAGGTCGATAGTGGACGGCTCGCCTAGCGCTTTAGGATTAACGTAGTAAGCATAGATATTCGCGAATGCATAAATATTCATGATGAGAATACCCGCTACAGCGATGCCGCGAATAAGATCGAGAGAGTGGTAACGCGCGGTAGACTCCGTCGGCGTCAGTGGTGTAGAGGCTGTCATCACATTTCCTTTGTTATGTGTTTTTTAGGCAGTATAGCGATGTTTAAGTTGAATAAACAATACATTTAGCAGTCAGGTATTAAATGCAGAAGGTTTGAATTGAAACAAAGTATATATTTTGACGTTTGGCAGAAATGGTTGCCTCAATGTCATTTATGCCTTAGGTGTTTATAATACAATTCATTAGGGCTTACGTAATGAGCAAGAAATGAAACAAAAGAAAATTGCCTTTTTGGTATATGAAGGTATGGAGCTACTGGACATGGTCGGTTCACAGACAGCTTTTTTTGAAGGCAATCAGTTTGTGAATGATAGCTATCGTTTAACCGTGGTGGGGTTTAGCGATAGGCCAGTGGTTAGCGAGGCTGGTACACAAATTGTGCCTGACTGTGGGTTAGATTCGCTCGATGAATGCCATACGTTGGTGATTCCTGGTGGAAAGGGTGCTAGAACTAACGCCTTTCCCGAGGTAGCGTTACAAAAATTAAAGAAACTCATAGTTAGGAGTGAAAGGATTGTTAGCATCTGCACAGGAGCATTTCTATTAGCTAAGACTGGTCTGCCAGAAGGAACAAAAATGGCGACCCATTGGGCTTTTGTGAAAGACCTCAAAAAACAATTTCCAAAGCTAGTCGTGGATGGGGACAGTTTGTACATCCAAGATGGAAAATACTGGTCTTCAGCAGGAGTAACTTCATGCATCGATTTGACGCTAAGGCTAATTGAGTTAGACCTCGGTAATATGGCTGCGATGCACGTTGCGAAGCATATGGTGGTGTATTTAAAGAGAATGGGCTCGCAGCAGCAGTTTTCTGAGCTATTAAGCTTGCAAACACCCAAAGATGAGCGGTTATTAACGTTAATCGAGTGGCTAAAAGAGAACCTCGAAAAAACAATTACTGTGACAATGATTGCTGACCAAGCAAACATGAGTGAGCGACAATTATACCGAGTGTTCTTAAAAGAGGTTGGGGTCTCTCCAGCTCATTACCTTGAAGAGTTACGCATGGAAGTGGCCAGCACCTTACTCGCTAGTTCGCAACAAGCTATAAAAGCTATTGCGTTCTCAGTAGGGTATCGCTCTCATGATGGCTTTAAAAGAGCTTTTCAGAGAAGGTATTCCATATCGCCACTTAAATACAGACAAATTTTTTCTTCAAACGAAAACCATTAAGAGAGTTATATGAATTTTTTAAAGATGATGATGCTTTTTACAATGACATGCTTGATACCTGTATATGGTGAATGCTTGCCAATAGAAAGTGGCAGTGGCAACTTTGAGATACAAGGCGGTAAGGAGTATCCGGGAAAGATAATAACAGTTTATTATCATAAGCCGGCATCATTTAGTGCAGATACAAAGGTGTTATTTGTAGTGCCGGGTGCAGGTAGGAATGGCTGGAGCTATCGTGATGCGTGGAAGGCCGCGTCAGAAAAGTATGATGTTTTAATACTTTCACCCAGTTATTCGGAAAAGAGTTACCCAAATTTTTGGAGTTATAATTTGGCTGGGATGATAAAAAATGTAGTCATCAATAAAGAACGCACGGCGATTAAATCTTTTGATGTGGTGAGTGAATCGGAGAAGTGGATATATTCAGACTTCGATAGAATATTTAATACGGTTATTGATG
Proteins encoded:
- a CDS encoding malate dehydrogenase — translated: MKEPVRVTVTGAAGQICYSLLFRIASGEMLGKDQPVILNLLEITPALKVCEAVAMELNDCAFPLVKDVVVTDDPAVAFKDAKIGLMVGAKPRGPGMERKDLIADNGKIFSSLGKVIDDVADKDIRICVVGNPANTNAYILAANAPSINQRNITALTRLDHNRAIYQLAEKSGSDIADVKKMTIWGNHSVTQVPDISFTEINGANAADKVDATWAKEEFIPTVAKRGAAVIAARGASSAASAANAILDHMRDWCLGSESGDWVSMAVPSDGSYGVEKGLIYSYPVVCKDGDYEIVQALEVSDFIKGKMVESETELKEERDTVSDLL
- a CDS encoding rhodanese-like domain-containing protein, with the translated sequence METTNAIIDLRPLEHFLEGHLPGAVHIPFEQLDDLWHEVPPKGTELSLCVEASHKEQALQLFQERHFIVEHVYTSESLSQLSVETGPNHHRLWFGNPIVEEYPQLITPTSQPISAIDVGCGSGRDVILLGLMGYDVFAVDYFDQALERVSHSAERWNVNVSTVQMDCRKHPEKLIELIQEEQPQLIMQSRFLHRPLFDIYQEYLPKGCKIVVHTFLEGAAKFGKPKKPDFLLKNEELSERFGDWSVLLDQVHHLKDGRPLSMFIAQKQ
- a CDS encoding DUF418 domain-containing protein, whose translation is MTASTPLTPTESTARYHSLDLIRGIAVAGILIMNIYAFANIYAYYVNPKALGEPSTIDLITWFFTHIFADQKFYTLFSILFGAGIMLMAERATVNNPPPTGLHYKRMFWLLCFGVLHATFIWYGDILVTYAITGLWVYWFARNTKASTKITVGAILISIMVALMTMFAVFGGDVPEEDMKDMIDMFAPSQDFIAQETAVYTSTYSAQLEHRIDFFTTNLPMMALFFGLFRIGGSMLLGMGLYQLGILTAERSRSFYIKMMILCFIVGFGILAYDSFLLLESNFSMSTTMLSFMSLNSFAAVFVALGYIGLFCLWVKSDKFQSFRKRLEAVGRMAFSNYISQSIICTILFYSHGFGLFAQLDRYQLMLIVVAIFIAQLIWSPWWLSRFRYGPLEWLWRSLSYGKLQPFKRS
- the recG gene encoding ATP-dependent DNA helicase RecG, with translation MAISKLASDINLANLDCTSLKGVGPKLAEKLERLHIHNVLDLLLHLPYRYEDRTQVKSIASLQDGDRAMLKVQVEMTQVKYGKRRSLVCRAADNTASIEFRFFYFNKSQQSRLEKGAEFYAFGEVRRYGYQCSMVHPELTPVDSNNAAPLLDSLTPVYPTTDGLHQNNLRQLTRQAVDLLEKHPIDNLLPEKIQQQFGLPDINSALSWIHTPPKNAKPESLHQFSSPSAKRLICEELIAHQLSMILQRNKHQQQTAMRMDSKGALQQQLLNQLPFKLTKAQQRVSAEIITDLKSDKPMLRLLQGDVGAGKTLVAAMAALQAIEAGFQVAIMAPTEILAEQHYASFYNWMTKLGVKTTFLISKLPAKDKKLALDDIASGQTQLIIGTHALFQKEVFYQKLGFIIIDEQHRFGVNQRLALKQKAPDGLQLHQLMMTATPIPRTLSMTVYADMDLSIIDELPPGRTPVMTVALPEERRPHLIERIRNACQDEQRQVYWVCTLIDESEEVQCQAAETTANQLAEQLPNLSVGLVHGRLKSEQKQLVMDKFKQGELDILVATTVIEVGVDVPNASLMVIENPERLGLSQLHQLRGRVGRGSKKSHCVLLYKPPLSVNAQNRLQVMRDTNDGFVLADEDLKLRGPGELLGTRQTGDVGLRFADLVRDAELVEELQQVAKFLATDSPDIAQKISQRWLGSRQDFADV
- a CDS encoding GlxA family transcriptional regulator encodes the protein MKQKKIAFLVYEGMELLDMVGSQTAFFEGNQFVNDSYRLTVVGFSDRPVVSEAGTQIVPDCGLDSLDECHTLVIPGGKGARTNAFPEVALQKLKKLIVRSERIVSICTGAFLLAKTGLPEGTKMATHWAFVKDLKKQFPKLVVDGDSLYIQDGKYWSSAGVTSCIDLTLRLIELDLGNMAAMHVAKHMVVYLKRMGSQQQFSELLSLQTPKDERLLTLIEWLKENLEKTITVTMIADQANMSERQLYRVFLKEVGVSPAHYLEELRMEVASTLLASSQQAIKAIAFSVGYRSHDGFKRAFQRRYSISPLKYRQIFSSNENH
- a CDS encoding hydrogen peroxide-inducible genes activator, which translates into the protein MTLTEFKYIVAVARERHFGRAAEACFVSQPTLSVGVKKLEEQLGVTLFERSKSDVRTTPQGDLVVEQAQRILEQVSQLKQTAKQNSDQLDGPLKIGAIFTIGPYLLPSLIPQLRQLAPKMPLHIDEDYTHNLRTKLRNGDVDAIIVALPFEEPEVDVVPLYQEDFIALLPERHPWVKRDSLQLVDIADEVMIMLGAGHCFRDQVLEACPQCRDNSLNPQKDWITGSSIETIRQMVASGLGISVIPKSAADFHNEKLGLVTREFDTPKPSRQVALAYRRSFPRKKALDLIKQALETIDLPGERIND